In the Streptomyces sp. BHT-5-2 genome, one interval contains:
- a CDS encoding MFS transporter, whose amino-acid sequence MSGTTASGRGRTGGVPGHTGGGVNRWTVLTVLCVSLLFVALDTTILYVAVPSITEDLRPGPVELLWIVDVYPLIAASLLILFGTLGDRVGRRRVLLLGYGLFALASAAAALAPNPQILMAARALLGIGGAMIMPATLSILRQVFPDRRERAVAIGVWSAVAAVGAAVGPVLGGFLVENFWWGSVFLINIPMMAAMFLIGRWLLPESRGERNGPWDLAGALIAALGVLGIVFGVKRLGSGAPIVGVTTLLPIAVGVVLLIVFVRRQGRRAHPLIDMRLFARPAFGTSIGCIVLAMLALVGLQLIAVQYLQLVLHLSPLATGLRMLPLVFAAMAAGLTGSRLLQALGPRLMVSGGFTLTAIAVVSLTALGGQDRFWQLSLGFVLLGFGFQSTLFGAYESMLSEAPAAQSGGAAALGETAYQLGAGIGVALLGSVMNAAYAPGLNHVAGVSDRASNSASHSLGEAYKVAAGLGEHAREALRLAARDSFVHGLRVTLVASAVLLLAGAGLALRLPRRAAESAERADAAAEEGAPAGREGTPAPASSGR is encoded by the coding sequence ATGTCAGGGACGACCGCGTCCGGCAGGGGGCGGACGGGTGGTGTTCCCGGGCACACAGGCGGCGGCGTGAACCGCTGGACGGTGCTGACGGTGCTGTGCGTGAGCCTGCTCTTCGTCGCGCTGGACACCACCATCCTCTACGTGGCGGTGCCCTCCATCACCGAGGACCTGCGCCCCGGTCCGGTCGAGCTGCTGTGGATCGTCGACGTCTACCCGCTGATCGCGGCCTCGCTGCTGATCCTCTTCGGCACCCTCGGCGACCGCGTCGGCCGCCGCCGGGTTCTCCTGCTCGGCTACGGGCTCTTCGCGCTGGCCTCGGCCGCCGCGGCGCTCGCGCCCAACCCGCAGATCCTGATGGCGGCCCGGGCGCTGCTCGGTATCGGCGGCGCCATGATCATGCCGGCGACGCTGTCCATCCTGCGCCAGGTCTTCCCCGACCGGCGGGAACGGGCGGTGGCGATCGGGGTGTGGAGCGCGGTGGCCGCGGTCGGCGCCGCGGTCGGCCCGGTGCTCGGCGGCTTCCTGGTCGAGAACTTCTGGTGGGGCTCGGTCTTCCTGATCAACATCCCGATGATGGCGGCGATGTTCCTGATAGGGCGCTGGCTGCTGCCGGAGTCGCGGGGCGAGCGCAACGGGCCCTGGGACCTGGCCGGCGCGCTGATCGCCGCCCTCGGCGTGCTGGGCATCGTCTTCGGCGTCAAGCGGCTGGGCAGCGGGGCGCCCATCGTCGGGGTGACGACGCTGCTGCCGATCGCCGTCGGCGTCGTGCTGCTGATCGTCTTCGTCCGCCGGCAGGGCCGCCGTGCCCATCCGCTGATCGACATGCGGCTGTTCGCCCGGCCCGCGTTCGGCACCTCGATCGGGTGCATCGTGCTGGCGATGCTGGCCCTCGTCGGGCTGCAGTTGATCGCCGTCCAGTACCTCCAACTGGTGCTGCACCTGAGCCCGCTGGCGACCGGGCTGCGGATGCTGCCGCTGGTGTTCGCCGCGATGGCCGCCGGGCTCACCGGCTCCCGGCTGCTACAGGCCCTCGGCCCGCGGCTGATGGTCTCCGGTGGCTTCACCCTCACCGCGATCGCGGTGGTCTCGCTGACCGCGCTGGGCGGCCAGGACCGCTTCTGGCAGCTCTCCCTCGGCTTCGTGCTGCTCGGCTTCGGCTTCCAGTCCACGCTCTTCGGGGCCTACGAGTCGATGCTCAGCGAGGCTCCGGCGGCGCAGTCCGGCGGTGCGGCGGCGCTCGGTGAGACCGCCTACCAACTGGGCGCCGGGATCGGTGTGGCGCTGCTCGGCAGCGTGATGAACGCCGCCTACGCGCCGGGTCTGAACCACGTCGCCGGGGTCTCCGACCGGGCCTCCAACTCGGCGTCGCACTCGCTCGGCGAGGCGTACAAGGTCGCCGCCGGGCTGGGCGAGCACGCCCGGGAGGCGCTCCGGCTGGCCGCCCGGGACTCCTTCGTGCACGGCCTGCGGGTCACCCTCGTCGCCAGTGCGGTGCTGCTGCTGGCCGGTGCCGGGCTCGCGCTGCGGCTGCCGCGCCGGGCCGCGGAGTCCGCGGAGCGGGCCGACGCCGCGGCCGAGGAGGGCGCCCCCGCCGGGCGCGAGGGGACGCCGGCCCCCGCGAGCTCCGGCCGCTGA
- a CDS encoding acyl-CoA dehydrogenase family protein, producing the protein MPATPSPLPPFDPSDPLGLDDLLSDEDRAVRATVRRWAADRVLPHIADWYERGELPAVRELARELGSLGALGMSLTGYGCAGASHVQYGLACLELEAADSGIRSLVSVQGSLAMYAIWRFGSEEQKRQWLPRMAAGEVIGCFGLTEPDHGSDPAGMRTHAERDGTDWVLTGRKMWITNGSVAGVAVVWAQTDDGIRGFVVPTDSPGFAAPEIRHKWSLRASVTSELVLDGVRLPADAMLPEARGLGGPLRCLSHARYGIVWGSMGAARSCFEAALDYARTREQFGKPIGAFQLTQAKLADMALELHKGVLLAHHLGRRFDARRLLPEQISFGKLNNVREAIDICRTARTILGANGISLEYPVMRHATNLESVLTYEGTAEMHQLVLGKALTGLDAFR; encoded by the coding sequence ATGCCCGCAACGCCGTCCCCGCTCCCGCCGTTCGACCCCAGCGACCCCCTGGGCCTGGACGACCTGCTCTCCGACGAGGACCGCGCGGTCCGCGCCACCGTCCGCCGGTGGGCCGCCGACCGGGTCCTGCCGCACATCGCCGACTGGTACGAGCGCGGCGAACTCCCCGCAGTCCGTGAACTCGCCCGCGAACTGGGCTCGCTCGGCGCCCTGGGCATGTCCCTGACCGGCTACGGCTGCGCCGGCGCCTCGCACGTCCAGTACGGACTGGCCTGCCTGGAGCTGGAGGCCGCCGACTCCGGCATCCGCTCCCTGGTCTCCGTGCAGGGCTCGCTGGCCATGTACGCGATCTGGCGGTTCGGCTCCGAGGAGCAGAAGCGGCAGTGGCTGCCGCGGATGGCCGCCGGCGAGGTCATCGGCTGCTTCGGGCTGACCGAGCCGGACCACGGCTCCGACCCCGCGGGCATGCGCACCCACGCCGAACGGGACGGTACGGACTGGGTGCTGACCGGGCGCAAGATGTGGATCACCAACGGGTCGGTGGCCGGCGTCGCGGTGGTCTGGGCACAGACCGACGACGGCATCCGCGGCTTCGTCGTCCCCACCGACAGCCCCGGATTCGCCGCACCCGAGATCCGGCACAAGTGGTCGCTGCGCGCCTCGGTCACCAGCGAGCTGGTCCTGGACGGGGTGCGGCTGCCCGCCGACGCGATGCTGCCGGAGGCCCGCGGGCTGGGCGGCCCGCTGCGCTGCCTGAGCCACGCCCGCTACGGGATCGTCTGGGGCTCGATGGGGGCGGCGCGGTCCTGCTTCGAGGCGGCGCTCGACTACGCCCGCACCCGCGAGCAGTTCGGCAAGCCCATCGGCGCCTTCCAGCTCACCCAGGCCAAGCTCGCCGACATGGCGCTGGAACTCCACAAGGGCGTGCTGCTCGCCCACCACCTCGGGCGGCGGTTCGACGCCCGGCGGCTGCTGCCGGAGCAGATCAGCTTCGGCAAGCTCAACAACGTCCGCGAGGCGATCGACATCTGCCGCACCGCGCGGACGATCCTCGGCGCCAACGGGATCTCGCTGGAGTACCCCGTCATGCGGCACGCCACGAACCTGGAGTCGGTGCTGACCTACGAGGGCACCGCCGAGATGCACCAACTGGTGCTGGGCAAGGCGCTCACCGGGCTCGACGCCTTCCGGTGA
- a CDS encoding amino acid ABC transporter permease, producing MPLTSDSALAGDPPAGPAPAARPVPQRAGPPAGDDPVALKVVPVRHPWRWAGIAVTAVLLAQFAHGLITNPAWEWGVFARFFTSGTILKAVGVTLQLTAYGTALGFALGLVLALMRLSASPFLRWVAFGYVWAFRSIPLIVQLLFWFNLAYLYRRLDFGIPFGPGLFHFDTMGLVGAMGAAVLGLALHQAAYAAEIVRAGVQAVDGGQVEAAAALGLPRLRRLRRIVLPQAMRSILPNATNEVISLFKGTSIVSVMAIGELFYQVQVVYGRNGRVVPLLMVATAWYILLTTVLSVLQHYVERHYAKGAAR from the coding sequence ATGCCGCTGACCAGCGACTCCGCCCTCGCCGGCGATCCTCCCGCCGGCCCCGCCCCGGCCGCCCGGCCCGTCCCGCAACGCGCCGGACCACCGGCAGGGGACGATCCGGTGGCCCTGAAGGTCGTCCCCGTACGCCACCCCTGGCGCTGGGCGGGCATCGCGGTGACCGCGGTGCTGCTCGCGCAGTTCGCCCACGGCCTGATCACCAACCCGGCCTGGGAGTGGGGGGTGTTCGCCCGGTTCTTCACGAGCGGCACGATCCTGAAGGCCGTCGGGGTCACCCTCCAGCTGACCGCCTACGGCACCGCCCTCGGCTTCGCGCTCGGCCTGGTGCTGGCCCTGATGCGGCTGTCCGCCAGCCCGTTCCTGCGCTGGGTGGCCTTCGGCTACGTCTGGGCCTTCCGGTCCATCCCGCTCATCGTCCAGCTGCTGTTCTGGTTCAACCTCGCCTATCTCTACCGGCGGCTGGACTTCGGGATCCCGTTCGGCCCCGGCCTCTTCCACTTCGACACGATGGGGCTGGTCGGCGCGATGGGCGCGGCGGTCCTCGGGCTGGCACTGCACCAGGCCGCGTACGCCGCGGAGATCGTCCGGGCCGGGGTGCAGGCCGTGGACGGCGGCCAGGTGGAGGCCGCCGCCGCGCTCGGCCTGCCGCGGCTGCGCCGGCTGCGCCGGATCGTGCTGCCGCAGGCGATGCGCTCGATCCTGCCGAACGCCACCAACGAGGTGATCTCCCTCTTCAAGGGCACCTCGATCGTCTCGGTGATGGCGATCGGCGAACTCTTCTACCAGGTCCAGGTCGTCTACGGACGGAACGGCCGGGTGGTGCCCCTGCTGATGGTCGCCACCGCCTGGTACATCCTCCTCACCACCGTGCTCTCCGTCCTCCAGCACTACGTCGAACGCCACTACGCCAAGGGGGCCGCACGATGA
- a CDS encoding GNAT family N-acetyltransferase: MPVAPRPPRAARLTIRHTTVTDPLARPLLDELTHEYTTRYGRPVDLSRECPAAEFTPPTGAFLLLLEDGAPVAGGAYRRHAPDTAELKRIWTHHAHRRRGLARRVLTALEQHAAARGYTRIHLTTGPRQPEARGLYLAAGYRPLFDLTADPESIGPLPFEKHLETPRP; the protein is encoded by the coding sequence ATGCCCGTCGCGCCACGGCCGCCCCGCGCGGCCCGCCTGACGATCCGTCACACCACCGTCACCGATCCGCTCGCCCGTCCGCTCCTGGACGAGCTCACGCACGAGTACACCACCCGCTACGGCCGCCCCGTCGACCTGAGCCGGGAGTGCCCCGCCGCCGAATTCACCCCGCCCACAGGCGCGTTCCTGCTGCTCCTGGAGGACGGCGCCCCGGTCGCCGGCGGCGCCTACCGCCGCCACGCCCCGGACACCGCCGAGCTCAAGAGGATCTGGACGCACCACGCGCACCGCCGCCGCGGCCTGGCCCGGCGCGTGCTGACCGCCCTGGAACAGCACGCCGCCGCGCGCGGCTACACCCGGATCCACCTCACCACCGGCCCCCGCCAGCCCGAGGCCCGGGGCCTCTACCTCGCGGCCGGCTACCGCCCGCTGTTCGACCTGACCGCCGACCCGGAGTCGATCGGCCCGCTGCCGTTCGAGAAGCACCTGGAGACCCCGCGCCCATGA
- a CDS encoding ABC transporter substrate-binding protein, translating to MTRTRMPAATAPRTAALLVAAALTVTACGAGGTAAGARDAGPAAAQARIPTTDVVSGVRKDPAAAALLPADVRARGTLRLASSIGTPPGATYLPDGRTPAGQDIDFADAVGKVLGLKLTREVAGFEAILPALDSGKYDVGTGNFGVTDERRRTLDFVTYINDGQGFAVRRDSPLKKVTALTRLCGLKVATGAGTTFEATLAEHRHECTDAGKPPYDVQTYADQGALWISLQQGRSDVVMSTVNGLRYAVAQQPGLRFLNEFKRLDVGFAFKKGTPLAPAFRAAVNRLKKEGTYDRILRKWGTTPSALAVSRISPPEIH from the coding sequence ATGACCCGCACCCGTATGCCCGCCGCCACCGCGCCGCGCACCGCCGCCCTCCTGGTCGCCGCCGCCCTGACGGTCACCGCCTGCGGCGCCGGCGGGACGGCCGCCGGCGCCCGGGACGCCGGACCGGCCGCCGCGCAGGCCCGGATCCCCACCACCGACGTGGTCTCCGGCGTCCGCAAGGACCCGGCCGCCGCCGCGCTGCTGCCCGCCGACGTCCGCGCCCGCGGCACCCTCCGCCTGGCCAGCAGCATCGGCACCCCGCCCGGCGCCACCTACCTGCCCGACGGCCGGACGCCGGCCGGCCAGGACATCGACTTCGCGGACGCGGTCGGCAAGGTGCTCGGCCTGAAACTCACCCGGGAGGTGGCCGGATTCGAGGCGATCCTGCCGGCCCTGGACAGCGGCAAGTACGACGTCGGCACCGGCAATTTCGGCGTCACCGACGAACGCCGCAGGACCCTCGACTTCGTCACCTACATCAACGACGGCCAGGGCTTCGCGGTCCGCCGGGACAGCCCGCTGAAAAAGGTCACCGCACTGACCCGGCTGTGCGGCCTGAAGGTGGCCACCGGCGCCGGCACCACCTTCGAGGCCACCCTCGCCGAGCACCGCCACGAGTGCACGGACGCCGGGAAGCCGCCCTACGACGTACAGACCTACGCCGACCAGGGCGCACTGTGGATCTCCCTCCAGCAGGGCCGCAGCGACGTGGTGATGAGCACCGTCAACGGCCTGCGCTACGCCGTCGCCCAGCAGCCGGGCCTGCGCTTCCTCAACGAGTTCAAGCGCCTGGACGTCGGCTTCGCCTTCAAGAAGGGCACCCCGCTGGCCCCCGCCTTCCGGGCCGCGGTCAACCGGCTCAAGAAGGAAGGGACCTACGACCGGATCCTCAGAAAGTGGGGAACCACCCCCTCCGCCCTCGCCGTCTCACGGATCAGCCCGCCGGAAATCCACTGA
- a CDS encoding phosphatase PAP2 family protein, which yields MRTDDKLDQMEERLPTDRVRPPRMTRTRLWLFWGTLAVYAVIVAGVLADTSLVTIDWQLMLFRPYKQWPEIHAFLDYFVVLGQRGPTAVAVAAWLGWRCWRQRNLHPLLVLGASLLLLNITVGAAKLGMGRLGPHYATTVGSNEMWQNGDIFPSGHTANAVVTWGVLAYLATTPLRRRTLSVIAALGALGVGMTTVYLGTHWVSDVLLGWAAGLLVLLAMPWLEPGITWVEDRLMGVLLRLWLRLRPDSLRGPLPAGALASELSRQRIAPDGEFLVREAVGAATGRATRAPDGWPHHPPRPHTSRAERTPVTPTGSRRPPHADRVPRGAAPFGPTAGRPRNGTG from the coding sequence GTGCGTACCGATGACAAGCTCGACCAGATGGAGGAGCGCCTCCCGACCGATCGCGTCAGACCGCCGCGCATGACCCGGACCCGCCTGTGGCTGTTCTGGGGCACGCTGGCGGTGTATGCGGTGATCGTCGCCGGGGTGCTGGCCGACACCTCCCTGGTCACCATCGACTGGCAGCTGATGCTGTTCCGGCCGTACAAGCAGTGGCCGGAGATCCATGCCTTCCTCGACTACTTCGTCGTGCTGGGGCAGCGCGGCCCGACCGCGGTGGCGGTGGCGGCCTGGCTGGGCTGGCGCTGCTGGCGGCAGCGCAACCTCCACCCGCTGCTGGTGCTCGGCGCCTCTCTGCTGCTGCTGAACATCACCGTCGGCGCCGCCAAGCTCGGGATGGGCCGGCTCGGTCCGCACTACGCGACGACGGTCGGCTCCAACGAGATGTGGCAGAACGGCGACATATTCCCCTCCGGCCACACCGCGAACGCGGTGGTCACCTGGGGCGTGCTGGCCTATCTGGCGACCACCCCGCTGCGCCGCCGCACCCTGTCGGTGATCGCCGCGCTGGGCGCGCTGGGCGTCGGGATGACCACCGTCTACCTCGGCACCCACTGGGTCAGCGACGTCCTGCTGGGCTGGGCCGCGGGCCTGCTGGTGCTGCTCGCCATGCCGTGGCTGGAGCCGGGCATCACCTGGGTCGAGGACCGGCTCATGGGCGTCCTGCTGCGGCTGTGGCTGCGGCTGCGCCCCGATTCGCTGCGCGGCCCGCTGCCGGCCGGCGCACTGGCCTCGGAGCTCTCCCGGCAGCGGATCGCGCCGGACGGCGAGTTCCTGGTGCGGGAGGCGGTCGGCGCCGCCACCGGCCGCGCCACCCGCGCCCCCGACGGCTGGCCGCACCACCCGCCGCGCCCGCACACCTCGCGCGCCGAGCGCACCCCGGTCACCCCGACCGGCAGCCGCCGGCCGCCGCACGCGGACCGCGTCCCGCGCGGCGCCGCACCGTTCGGCCCGACCGCCGGCCGCCCCCGCAACGGCACCGGCTGA
- a CDS encoding I78 family peptidase inhibitor: MAPEPNLPGDIPEIHDDPEAYVGLGQAAAEERAREQGWSTVRALPPGAMITMEYLVGRINFEVENGVVARSWQG; the protein is encoded by the coding sequence ATGGCACCCGAACCGAACCTTCCCGGCGACATACCGGAGATCCACGACGACCCCGAGGCGTATGTCGGCCTCGGCCAGGCGGCCGCCGAGGAGCGGGCCCGGGAGCAGGGCTGGAGTACCGTCCGGGCGCTGCCGCCGGGCGCGATGATCACCATGGAGTACCTCGTCGGCCGGATCAACTTCGAGGTCGAGAACGGCGTGGTGGCGCGCAGCTGGCAGGGCTGA
- a CDS encoding FAD/NAD(P)-binding domain-containing protein produces the protein MSPAARNPARPSVVIVGAGPRGTGVLERIAANAPELWGDAPLDLHLVDPHPPGGGRIWRREQSPLLWMNSTAEDVTMFTDETVEQAGPVRPGPSLAEWARAVREGRLPAPPGPGGDAAALGPRDFAGRRLLNGYLRWAHEDAVAALPPGVTVHTHRTTAVRVSGPREGRQRVWLAGRAAPLPADAVVLTLGHLESRPGPEERELGGFAARHGLTYLPPAFTADSDLGVLRPGEPVLVRGFGLAFVDLMVLLTEGRGGTYTTGPGGELTYHPSGREPVLHVGSRRGVPYHSKIGYPPVGERPPLPRYFGPAEVDALLARPGGVDFGRDVRPLIDKELGFAHYHRLFTAHADRTRMAWPDFEEKYAACEPGGAALQALVSAAVPDPADRLDLDALDHPLDGVRYADDAALQAGLRGHIEADLKRRHDPAHSPDLAVFLGLLSVYGQLTRLGDQGPWWHGFFSFLASGPPGPRLRQLSALSRAGMVRFLGAGLTVTADEARGVFRARSTSLPGPGTTARALVEARLPEPSVARTTDRLLRALHADGARATAGGLLAVDPADGRILDRAGRPHPRRFALGPHTDARSSGAFVRPRTNAPALRQNDASARALLTLLRDRTAPPVPVPALTPED, from the coding sequence GTGAGCCCGGCCGCGCGCAACCCGGCCCGGCCGTCCGTGGTCATCGTCGGCGCCGGCCCGCGGGGCACCGGAGTGCTGGAGCGGATCGCCGCCAACGCCCCCGAGTTGTGGGGCGACGCGCCGCTCGACCTGCACCTGGTCGATCCGCACCCGCCCGGCGGCGGCCGGATCTGGCGCCGGGAGCAGTCCCCGCTGCTGTGGATGAACTCCACGGCCGAGGACGTCACCATGTTCACCGACGAGACCGTCGAGCAGGCCGGGCCGGTGCGCCCCGGCCCCTCGCTGGCCGAGTGGGCCCGCGCGGTGCGCGAGGGGCGGCTGCCCGCCCCGCCCGGCCCCGGCGGGGACGCGGCGGCGCTGGGCCCGCGGGACTTCGCCGGGCGCCGGCTGCTCAACGGCTACCTCCGCTGGGCCCACGAGGACGCGGTGGCCGCCCTGCCGCCCGGCGTCACCGTGCACACGCACCGGACGACCGCGGTACGCGTCTCCGGCCCGCGCGAGGGGCGCCAGCGGGTGTGGCTGGCCGGCCGCGCCGCCCCGCTGCCGGCCGACGCGGTCGTGCTGACGCTGGGCCACCTGGAGTCCCGACCGGGACCGGAGGAACGGGAGTTGGGCGGGTTCGCGGCCCGGCACGGGCTGACGTACCTGCCGCCGGCGTTCACCGCCGACAGCGACCTGGGCGTGCTGCGGCCCGGTGAGCCGGTGCTGGTGCGCGGCTTCGGGCTGGCCTTCGTCGACCTGATGGTGCTGCTGACCGAGGGGCGCGGCGGGACGTACACCACCGGCCCCGGCGGGGAGTTGACCTACCACCCCTCCGGCCGGGAACCGGTGCTGCACGTCGGATCCCGGCGCGGGGTGCCCTACCACTCCAAGATCGGCTACCCGCCGGTCGGCGAACGGCCGCCGCTGCCACGGTACTTCGGACCAGCCGAGGTCGACGCGCTGCTCGCCCGCCCCGGCGGCGTCGACTTCGGGCGGGACGTCCGGCCGCTGATCGACAAGGAGCTGGGCTTCGCCCACTACCACCGGCTGTTCACCGCCCACGCCGACCGCACCCGGATGGCGTGGCCGGACTTCGAGGAGAAGTACGCCGCGTGCGAACCGGGCGGTGCCGCCCTCCAGGCCCTGGTCTCCGCCGCCGTCCCCGACCCGGCCGACCGGCTCGACCTGGACGCGCTGGACCACCCGCTCGACGGCGTCCGCTACGCCGACGACGCGGCGCTCCAGGCCGGGCTGCGCGGCCACATCGAGGCCGACCTCAAGCGCCGCCACGACCCCGCGCACAGCCCCGACCTGGCGGTCTTCCTCGGGCTGCTGTCGGTCTACGGCCAGTTGACCCGACTCGGCGACCAGGGGCCCTGGTGGCACGGCTTCTTCAGCTTCCTCGCCTCCGGGCCGCCCGGCCCCCGGCTGCGGCAGCTGTCGGCGCTGTCCCGGGCCGGGATGGTGCGCTTCCTCGGCGCCGGGCTGACCGTCACCGCCGACGAGGCCCGCGGGGTGTTCCGTGCCCGCTCCACCAGCCTGCCGGGACCGGGGACCACGGCCCGGGCCCTGGTGGAGGCGCGCCTGCCGGAACCCTCCGTGGCCCGCACCACGGACCGGCTGCTGCGCGCCCTGCACGCCGACGGCGCCCGCGCCACCGCCGGCGGGCTGCTGGCCGTCGACCCGGCCGACGGCCGGATCCTGGACCGCGCCGGCCGGCCGCACCCGCGCCGGTTCGCCCTCGGTCCGCACACCGACGCCCGGTCGAGCGGTGCCTTCGTCCGCCCCCGTACCAACGCGCCCGCCCTCCGGCAGAACGACGCGAGCGCCCGGGCCCTGCTCACCCTCCTCCGCGACCGCACCGCCCCACCGGTCCCGGTCCCCGCACTCACCCCCGAGGACTGA
- a CDS encoding MerR family transcriptional regulator has product MERVPGGELLGIGELARRAGVTVKTVRHYSDAGLLPESGRSAGGHRRYAPDALDRLHRIRDLRAVGMPLPAVAEALAGGSLEQALAEQLAAVGDRLVALRWREAALHALTNAPEERRPELLRLLGGLPQPPTSDALVRFWHRQLPRALPPALRAAVVEAAVPAPPTDPRPAQVVGHARLHALAADRAGGLAERCRRVRAAAALPGETDPVALYEGLAEAYALAATALAAGRRPAPGDEADCFVAAHARAYRRRDGAAFRAALRASLRAGDDPRMRAYWRYAEEAAGGGGPSMGAAHDWLVAALDAEDAAGA; this is encoded by the coding sequence GTGGAGCGGGTGCCGGGCGGGGAGCTGCTGGGGATCGGGGAGCTGGCCCGCCGCGCGGGCGTGACGGTCAAGACGGTGCGCCACTACTCCGACGCCGGGCTGCTGCCGGAGTCCGGCCGGAGCGCCGGCGGGCACCGCCGCTACGCCCCGGACGCCCTGGACCGGCTGCACCGGATCCGTGATCTGCGTGCCGTGGGGATGCCGCTGCCCGCCGTGGCCGAGGCGCTCGCCGGCGGATCCCTGGAGCAGGCGCTGGCCGAGCAGTTGGCCGCCGTCGGGGACCGGCTGGTCGCGCTCCGCTGGCGGGAGGCCGCCCTGCACGCGCTGACCAACGCCCCCGAGGAACGCCGCCCGGAGCTGCTGCGCCTGCTGGGCGGCCTCCCGCAGCCGCCCACCTCCGACGCGCTGGTCCGCTTCTGGCACCGGCAGCTGCCCCGCGCGCTGCCGCCCGCGCTGCGCGCCGCCGTCGTCGAGGCCGCGGTGCCCGCCCCGCCCACCGACCCCCGGCCCGCCCAGGTCGTCGGCCACGCCCGGCTGCACGCACTCGCCGCGGACCGCGCCGGCGGGCTGGCGGAGCGCTGCCGCCGGGTGCGCGCGGCCGCCGCCCTGCCCGGCGAGACCGATCCGGTGGCGCTCTACGAGGGCCTCGCCGAGGCGTACGCGCTGGCCGCGACGGCCCTCGCCGCGGGCCGCCGCCCGGCGCCCGGGGACGAGGCGGACTGCTTCGTGGCCGCGCACGCCCGCGCGTACCGGCGGCGGGACGGCGCCGCCTTCCGCGCCGCGCTGCGGGCGTCCCTGCGGGCCGGGGACGATCCGCGGATGCGGGCGTACTGGCGGTACGCCGAGGAGGCGGCCGGCGGCGGGGGCCCGTCGATGGGTGCCGCGCACGACTGGCTGGTCGCCGCCCTCGACGCCGAGGACGCGGCCGGGGCGTGA
- a CDS encoding cell division protein SepF yields the protein MGSVRKASAWLGLVDDNDDERYYDDDYAEGPESADSAGSPWVTDPRVRVADEAARTQGTRIATVTPASFRDARGIGELFRDGVPVIVNLTAMEPADAKRVVDFAAGLTFGLRGSIERVATRVFLLTPADYQIVTGEPRGNRNGGFFNQS from the coding sequence ATGGGATCGGTACGCAAGGCGAGCGCCTGGCTTGGCCTCGTCGACGACAACGATGACGAGCGCTACTACGACGACGACTACGCCGAGGGACCCGAGTCCGCCGACTCGGCCGGCAGTCCCTGGGTCACCGACCCCCGGGTCCGGGTCGCCGACGAGGCCGCCCGCACCCAGGGCACCCGCATCGCCACGGTCACCCCGGCCTCCTTCCGGGACGCCCGTGGCATCGGCGAGCTGTTCCGGGACGGCGTCCCGGTGATCGTCAACCTGACGGCCATGGAGCCCGCCGACGCCAAGCGCGTGGTGGACTTCGCCGCCGGCCTCACCTTCGGTCTGCGCGGCTCCATCGAGCGGGTCGCCACCCGGGTGTTCCTGCTCACCCCCGCCGACTACCAGATCGTCACCGGCGAGCCCCGCGGGAACCGCAACGGCGGCTTCTTCAACCAGAGTTGA
- a CDS encoding amino acid ABC transporter permease: MPSRTLDVPAVPAAPPGPPDRAVPRIVPRRRTGQWAAAAVLLALLALALASAVRNPAFQWDVVADYFLTPAVLRGLGLTLWLTAVVMVLGFALGTLLAVLRLSGNPVLRGIGRGYVWLFRSMPILVQLLFWFNIGALYPVVLGVRTVDLLSPAAVAVIGLTLHEAAYAAEVVRGGILSVDRGQSEAAQALGLGAGRRLRRIVLPQAMRSILPPTGNMLIGTLKGTSIVSVIAVQDLLYSVQLVYHRTYQVIPLLLVATLWYVLVTSVLGAGQYFVERHYARGTAGAR, encoded by the coding sequence ATGCCTTCCCGCACCCTCGACGTCCCCGCCGTGCCCGCGGCGCCACCCGGTCCACCGGACCGCGCCGTCCCGCGCATCGTGCCGCGCCGCCGCACCGGCCAGTGGGCGGCCGCCGCCGTCCTCCTCGCCCTGCTGGCGCTCGCCCTGGCCTCCGCGGTCCGCAACCCCGCCTTCCAGTGGGACGTGGTCGCCGACTACTTCCTGACCCCCGCCGTGCTGCGCGGCCTGGGGCTGACGCTCTGGCTGACCGCCGTGGTGATGGTGCTCGGCTTCGCGCTGGGCACCCTGCTCGCCGTGCTGCGGCTGTCCGGCAACCCCGTGCTGCGCGGCATCGGCCGGGGCTATGTCTGGCTGTTCCGGTCGATGCCGATCCTGGTGCAGCTGCTGTTCTGGTTCAACATCGGGGCGCTGTACCCGGTCGTGCTCGGCGTCCGGACCGTCGACCTGCTCTCGCCGGCCGCCGTCGCCGTCATCGGACTGACCCTGCACGAGGCCGCGTACGCCGCGGAGGTGGTCCGCGGCGGCATCCTCTCCGTCGACCGGGGGCAGTCCGAGGCCGCCCAGGCGCTGGGGCTGGGGGCCGGGCGGCGGCTGCGCCGGATCGTGCTGCCGCAGGCGATGCGGTCGATCCTGCCGCCGACCGGGAACATGCTGATCGGCACCCTCAAGGGCACCTCCATCGTCAGCGTCATCGCCGTCCAGGACCTGCTCTACTCCGTCCAGTTGGTCTACCACCGCACCTACCAGGTGATCCCGCTGCTGCTGGTGGCGACCCTCTGGTACGTCCTGGTCACCTCGGTCCTCGGCGCCGGGCAGTACTTCGTCGAGCGGCACTACGCCCGCGGCACGGCCGGTGCCCGGTGA